CGATACCACGACACCGTATTGTTATGGCGAACATATATCGGTAGAAAAGATAATCAGTATCCCGTTACTATCTCGAAAACCATCATCCGGCGAGGACCTGCGGTACGTCACACCCATCAATCCGTAAGACTGTCCGCGCTACCGATCGCCCGACGGCCGCACGTCGTCCGTTCGTCGAGATGTCGTCTCGAGAGTAAGTCCTATACGCCGTGGTGGCGTACTCGAGCGCGTATGGAAGACGTCGCTCCCTCGACGACCAGACGGGGGTTGCTCGCTGGGATCGGTGTTGGAACCAGCGCCCTCGCCGGGTGCGCGGAGCGACTCTGGTCGCAGGCAGAAACCAGCGACCCGGAGCAGGTTTCGCTGACAATCAAGACTGTTCCGGCGGACGACGACCGCCTCGCCGCGACGATCGCGAGCCAGCTCCGTGAGAACTACGTTGCGGCCGGCATCGACGCAACGCACGAACCGGTCTCCATGGCGGAACTGTATCGCGATATTCTGCTCGAGGGTAACTACGACGTATTCGTCGCCAGACACGACGGATTCGACGAGTACGACGCCCTCCGCGGGCTGTTGCACTCACAGTTCGTCAGCGAACAGGGGTGGCAAAACCCCTTCCAGTTCTCCGATATCACGGTCGACGACTACCTCGAGGAACAGCGGATGGCCGAGGGAGACGACCGTCTCGACGTGCTCATCGATCTGATCGACCACCTGCTGGAGACAACACCGTACACGGTTGTCGCCCATCCCTACCCGCTCAGCGGGCTGGACAACGAGTTGAGCGTCCCGAACCCGCCTCGGCGTCCACACCAGTACCTGGATATCCTCACCCACCCGAACAACGAGTCGCGAAACGGTCCACTCGAAGTCGGCGTCTTCGGTGAAGGTCTCACCGAGCGGCTGAACCCGCTCACCGTCGACCAGAACCGGATCGCCGGTCTACTGGGCCTCCTGTACGATCCACTGGTCCGACGGATCGACGAGGAGTACGTTCCGTGGCTGGCCGAAGACGTTGAGTGGACCGAACAGGGCCAGCTCCGAGCCCGCGTTACCCTTCGGGAGGGACTCGAGTGGCACGACGGGACGGATCTCGATGCCGACGACGTGGCGTTTACGCTCGACTTTCTCGAGGACACCTCGATGGGTTCGATCGACAGTGGCGCCCCCGCACCGCGATATCGGGGGCGACAGACGTTGGTCGACAGGACGAACGTGATCAATTCGCGGACGATATCCCTGTTCTTTACCCAGACGAACCAGTCGGCCGCTCGTCGGGCGCTGACGATCCCGCTGCTCCCGACGCATATCTGGGCCGACCGGGCGGAAGTCGTGACCGAGCGCCAGACGCAAGCGATTATGGACGACAACTCCGAGCCGATCGGTTCGGGACTGTTCGCCTTCGGAGAGTCCACGACCGACGCCGAGATCCAACTCGAACCGTTCGATGCACACGTCCTCCGCGAAGCGACGGACCGTCCGTCGGTGCTCGAGAACTCCTCCCGGTTCGATGGAATCACCTTCCAGGTCGATCCGAACGCTGGCTCGATGGTCGACGCGCTTGTCAACGGTGAGGTCGACGTGACGGCGAGCGAACTGCCACCGGAAAGCGCCGGGGAAATTCGAAAGGCGGAGAACACCGCAACCGTGACGGGGACGTCCGACGCGTTCTACATGATCGGCTACAGCAGCCATCACCCCCAACTCGGCAACCCTCACTTTCGGCGGATCTGTTCGCGGCTAATCGACCGCGAGCACGCCGTGACCGAGTTTTTCGACGGCCTCGCCGAACCGGCTACCTCCGCCAATGCGCTCGTCGGCATCCGCGACGACGCCTGGGAGTACGACCACGATTTCGGCACCGCTTCGGATCCTCTCGAGTTTCCCGGTACCGACGGAGAGATCAACGCGTCTCGGGTCCAGTCTCTCTTCTCGGCTATTCACTACCGCTACGAAGACGATATCCTGCTCGAGTGAGTTCTCGTCCCGGCCGTGCGGACGCGACAGCGCTCGGCGGAGACGCGGTGTGAGGTCGGCAACGAGATAATTTGAAAGAGTTAATGGGTCGTGGGCTGTACGGTGAGCAGACACACCGTATGGCACTCGCCGAAGTACTGCTCGAGCTTGCCCTCATCGTGACGACGATGCTCGTTACGGCAACGCTCATTATCGTCGGACCGCGGAACGTGGCCGACGCACTACGGGATTTTCGCTGGCGTCTCGAGGCCTGCGTACTCCCGTTTTCCGCGCTCGTGGTCGTGCTTCTGTTGCGGTGGTCGACACAGGATGTCGTTCATCGACTCGAGCGGCAAGTGCTCCGGAACAACATCACGGCGGTCCTGTTCGAACTCGATCAGCTACTCTTCGGGACGAACCCCGTCACCGTTCTCCAGTCGTTTCAAACCGATCTCGTGACGTCGTTTTTCGTCTTCGTCTACATGTACGGCTACGCGTTTTTGCTGATCTTCCCGTTTATCGCGTACTTCGCGCTCGACGAGATGGACGACCTGTCGAACCTCGTGATCGCCTTTACCGCGAACTACGGAATCGGGCTGCTCTGTTACACCTTCTTTCTCGCGTTCGGTCCGCGAAACTACGATCCGCTGCTGTTCGAGGGGCTGTTGTACGAGGCGTTTCCCCAGTCCCGGATGCTGACGAACGAGATCAACCAGAGCACGAACGTCTTTCCGTCACTGCACACCTCGCTGTCGATGACCGTCTTCTTCCTCTCGTGGGTGACCCGAGAGAAGTATCCGATCTGGCTGTTCGTCTCCGGCTTCTTCGCGATCAGCATCTCGCTTTCGACGATGTACCTGGGTATCCACTGGTTCTCCGACGTCGTCGCCGGAACGTTGCTCGCACTCGTCAGCGTCTACATCGGCGTCAACTACACGGTCGAGGGGTTTCTCGCGTGGATTCGCCGGTTCTTCGAGACGCAGTCCGGACCGCCGAACGCCGACGGCGAGTAGGTATCGGTCGAGGTACTCGGCGAGAGCCGTCGTAGCGCCGTCTCGAGTCGCCGCTCGCGCCCGCCGACGCGACTCGCCACACCCCGATTCTTTCTACGATCGAGTCGTCGATTCGAGTATGAACCTCCACTGGCACCGCCGCGATCTCCGCGGAACCGACAACCTCGGCCTCGCACACGCAGCCACAGCGGCCGACGGCCGGGTTGTTCCCGTGTTCGTCCTGGATCCGACCGTCCTCGAGCACGCGTCACCAGTTCGGGTCGCCTGCCTGCTCGAGGCCCTCGACGGCCTTCGTGGCTGGTATCGCGAGCGGGAGAGCGACCTACTCGTCGTCCGTGGCGAAGCCAGCGAGGTGCTCTCGCGGCTCGCTCGCGAACACGACGCCGAAGCCGTCGTCTGGGCGACCGATTACAGCGCGCTCGCTCGGGAGCGCGATCTGGCGGTAACGGCAGCACTCGAGGACGACGACGTCCGGTGTGAGACCGTCCACGACGCGATCCACCACGAACCGGGGTCGATAACACCGAACGAGGGCGACCACTACTCGGTGTTTTCGTACTTCTGGAAAAAGTGGCGCGACCGAGAGAAACGCGAACCGGTCGATCCACCGGCGGCGAACGACCTCGCCGACCTCACGGGTGAGCCGCTGCCGTCGCTCGCCGAACTCGGGTTCGAAGAGCCAGTTCCGACGCCGCCACGGGTCACCCAGCCGGCGGCCCGTGAGCGACTTACGGCCTTTTGCTCTGGACCGATCTATCGGTACGCCGAAACCCGTGACCGTCCGGCTCTCGACGGCACCTCCCGGCTTTCGGTCCATCTCAAGTGGGGGACCGTCGGCATTCGAGCGGTGTACGAAGCCACGGAACGGGCGGCAAACCGCGGGGAGACCGACGAAGCACGCGAGAGCGTCAGGGCGTTCCAGCGGCAACTCGCCTGGCGCGAGTTCTACGCGTACGTCCTCGCGTTTAACCCCGAAACAGTCGCTGAGAACTTCAACGACTACGAGAACGCGATACCGTGGCGAAACGATACCGACGAAATCGAGGCCTGGAAAGCCGGGAAAACCGGGTATCCGATCGTCGATGCGGGGATGCGTCAGTTGCGGGCGACGGGATGGATGCACAACCGCGTTCGGATGCTCGTCGCGTCGTTTCTGACGAAGGATCTATTGACCGACTGGCGAGTCGGCTACGACTGGTTCCGCGCGAACCTCGCCGACCACGAGACGGCGAACGACGTCGGTGGGTGGCAGTGGGCCGGCTCGACCGGGACCGACGCCCAGCCCTATTTTCGGGTGTTCAATCCGATGAAACAGGGACGCGAGTACGATCCGGACGCCGAGTACATCCGCGAACACGTCCCCGAACTCGCCGACGCGACGGCTACGGAGATTCACGGGTGGCACGACCTCGAGTCGACGGAGCGGGATCGAATCGCCGCCGCGTATCCGGCACCGATCGTCGATCACGCGGATCGCAGAGAGCGCGCAATCGCAGCGTTCGAACGGGCACGCGGGGAGCCCTCGAAGTAACTGCCGAGAGACGGTCGTGCTGACACCACGGGGAGTCGGTCAGCCGGCCGTCTGGCGGAGGCCGCCTCGAGCACTCACTCTGCCCAGTAGGCTTCACCCGGCTCCGTCTCGAAGACCGCCCGCTCGAGGAGGTCGACGGCTTTCTCCAGGCCCTCCCGGGAACTCGTCAGCGAGTCCTCGTGTTCGATGCTCAGGGCACTGTCGTAGCCGACCATGCGCAGCGTCGAGACGAGGTCCTTCCAGTGGGATTCGTCGTGACCGTAGCCGACCGATCGGAAGAGCCACGAGCGGTTCGGTTCGTCGTCGTAGGCCGTCGTGTCGAGGACGCCCTTCTCCCGCGCCTGGGCCTCGTAGATCTTGGTATCCTTGGCGTGGAAGTGGTGAATGGCGTCTCGCTCGCCGAGGTACCGGATCGCGTCGGTAATCGAGATGCCCTGCCAGTAGAGGTGCGAGGGATCGAAGTTCGCGCCGATACGGTCGCCGGTCTCTTCGCGCAGCCGCGCCATTCCGTGGGGTTCGTGGACCAGCATGTTCGGGTGCATCTCGATCGCGATATCGACGTCGTGCTCGTCGGCGTACTCGGCCAGTTCGTCCCAGTACGACACCGCCTGCTCCCACTGGTACTCGAGCGCGTCGGCGTGTTCCGAGGGCCACGGGGCCGTAATCCAGTTCGGCACCTCATCGTCCGGGCCGCCCGCGGGGAGTCCCGAGAAGCAGGTCACGGTCCCGACCTCGAGCTGGGAGGCGAGTTGAATCGCCTCTCGAAGCTCGAGATCGGCTCGCTCGGCCCGCTCGTCGTCGGGATGCAGCGGATTGTTGTGCGTCGCGAGCGCGCTAATCCGCATGTCGTAGCCCTCGAGCAGGTTTCGAACCTCCTGTTGGGCGCTATCGTTGTCGAGGTACTCCGCCCGCGGCAGGTGATCCTGTCCGGGGTGACCGCCGACGCCGGGTTCGATCGCGCTGACGCCGAGGTCGTCGAGATAGGAGAGCGCTCCCTCGAGCGATTCGTCCGCCAGCGGCGGGGTGTGAACGCCGATATCCATACGGAACGACGGACGACGGCCGGGAAAATAAAACGTCCGCTGGCGAACGGACTGCGAGCCGGTGGCGGACGGTCCTCCGTCGCTGGCCTACAGCACCCGCGGCTCGGGCCGATGTGGGGATCGCGACGTCGAGGGTCTCGGGACGGCCCGGACGAGCGTCGACGCCGGTTTGTACGCGACCCGGTCGGTCGGTGATTTCCGGGCGACGAGCCTCCAGAACCCCGGGGCGTGAAACGTGATCTCACAGAGCCCCCGCTCGTCGGTCCGCTTGCGCTTCGAGCCAGCCTCGACGATGGCCCCTTCGATCGGTCGATTCCCCTTATCGCGGGCGCGAACGGTGACCGGCTGTCCGACCGGGACCTCATGACGACTGAGCTCGAGGATGAGTGGTCGTTTGACTCTCATGCGAGAAACTACCACGGGAGCGACGAAAACCCCTCACCTGCAACTGAGCGCGGGTTCCCCGAGCCGCGTCGAACAACACCTGCGGTGCGTGTCGCCTCCGGCGTGCCGGTCACTCGCCGACGGTGATCGTGTGGCCCTCGGCGCTCGAGCGATAGAGCGCGTCGATAACCCGCTGGACGGTGAGCGCCTGCTGAACGCTCTCGTCGCTTCCATCGCGGACGATCCGGTCGAAAAACGTCTCCTGTTCGTCCGTGTGCGTGTCGTTCTGCCGCGTCTCCACGGCCGTATCCTCGAGATGATCCGGCCCGACGTTGCTCGCGGAGTGAAAGCTGAGATCACCCTCGAGCAGGTCGAAGCAGGCGGCCGATTTCGTTCCACGAACGATGAACTCGTGGTTCGCCGGACGGTTCGTCGCCCACGCCACCTCGAGGGAGATCGTTCGATCGCCGTCACACCGGACGAACGCGCTCGCCGAGTCGTCGACGTCGAACCCGGCCGGTCCGGCGTCTTCCCCCCACATCTCGAGATACGCGTACTCCTCGCTCGAGCCGAACTCGCCGCGGGCGACGCCGTTTACCTCCGTGACCGGTGGATAGTCCAGAAAGAAGAGGGCGAGATCGATGGCGTGGACGCCGAGATCGATGAGGGCTCCGCCCCCGGCGATCTGTCGACGGGTAAACCACGAGCCGCGGCCCGGAATACCCCGCCGGCGAACGTAGTTCGCCTCGACGTGAGTGACCTCGCCGAGGTCGCCGCGATCGATCCGGTTTCGCACGATTTGAACCGTGTTCGCGAAGCGGTTGTTGAAGCCGACCATACTGTGGCCGTCCGACTCGGCTGCCGCGCCGGCGATTCGTCGCGCGCTCTCGATCGAGTGGGCCAGTGGCTTCTCGAGAAAGACGTGCAGGTCTCGTTCGAAGGCGTCGACGGCGTACTCCTCGTGGTACTTGTTCGGCGTGGTGATGATGACGGCGTCGACGGTGTCGTATAGCTCGTGGTGATCCTCGTAGACGTCGACATCGTATCGACGGGCGAACCGCGAGCGTGCTTCGGCGGCGACGTCCATGCCACCGACGAGCGACACGCCGAGATCGACGAGTCGCTCCGCGTGGTACTGGCCGATATTTCCGAGGCCAACGATACCCGTCCTGATGTCGTTTCGATCGGTTGTCATTGGTGTGGTGTCATGACCGGTACAGTCTGTTCTCGCACTGATACAGTCGATACCGCTATATCGAATCTTCGCACTGGATCACCTTTTGTCCGTTGGCGGACGGGGGAGATCTCTCGTGTGAGACGGCCCGGATGACTCGAGACGGTGGATCGACTTGACGGAAGTCCGGATTCAGTCATCCGCTTCCGTCGCGGCCGTTCCGGGGTCTTGCCCGGAGCGACCGGTGATGTCGTGGACCAGGGCGTCGCCGGTCGCCGTCTCGAAGAGGTGGATTTTCGACCGATCCAGGACGACGTCGACGTCCTGTTCCGCCTCGATTTTCGTATCGGGCGTGACGCTCATTAGTAACTGATCCGCCGACGAACTGGGATCTTTTTCCATCGAGCGTTCGGCGCCTTCCGCGAGGAGCAGATACACGAACACTTCGTCCCCCATCGGCTCGATGACGTCGGACCGGGCGGCGATCGGTGCCGACGGTTGGGCCAGCGAGTCGGCGTTTTCCGCGAGATGAACGTCCTCCGGCCTGACGCCGACCGTAACTGCGTCGCCGACCGACACCTTCGGGATGGCCGCGGGATCGAGTTCGACGTCGAAGTTCGGGGTCTCGACCCCGTCTTCGACGAGTTCTCCCTCCGCGAAGTTCATCGACGGCGAGCCGATAAAGCCCGCGACGAACAGGTTCGTGGGTTCGTTGTAGCAGACCAGTGGCGGGGCGATCTGCTGGAGTTTGCCGTCGTTGAGGACGGCGATCCGGTTCGACATCGTCATCGCCTCGGCCTGGTCGTGGGTGACGTAGATCACCGTCGCCTCTAGCTCCCGGTGGAGCCGCTGGAGCTCCGTTCGCATGTGGACGCGCAGTTTCGCGTCGAGATTCGCCAGCGGTTCGTCCATCAGGAACACGTCCGGGTTACGGACGATCGCGCGGGCGATGCCGACTCGCTGTTGCTGGCCGCCGGACATCTCCGCCGGCATCCGATCGAGCATCCCCTCGAGCTGGACGATATCGGCTGCTTGCTCGACGCGACGCCGGACCTCCTCGTCGTCGTACTTCCGGAGCCGCAGTCCGAAGGAGATGTTCTCGTAGACGTCCATGTGCGGGAACAGGGCGATATTCTGGAAGACCATCGCGACGCCTCGATCCTTGGGTGCCAGACCGGTGACGTCGTCGTCGCCGATGTACACCCGCCCCTCCGTCGGCGGCGTCAGTCCAGCGACGGTTTCCATCGTCGTCGACTTCCCACAGCCCGAGGGGCCGACGAAGGTGACGAATTCCCCGTCTTTGACCTCGAGACTGATGTCGTCGACCGCCGTTTCTTCTCCGTACCGTTTCGTGACGTTTTCGAGTCGTACTCGTGCCATTGTTATTCTTTGAGTGCTCCTGCGGTGAGTCCGCTGACGATCTTTTCCTGTGCGATGACCACGAGGATCGCGACGGGGATGACCCCGATGATGCTCGCTGCGGCCATGAGGTTGTACAACACCTGGTACTGCCCCTGATAGGCGAGGATGCCGTCGAGGATCGGTGCCCAGTTCTGGGGCTGGCCGTCCGTCATCAGGAACGAGAAGAAGAACTCGTTGTAGACGGCGATGAAGGTCAACACGCCCGCGGTCGCGACGCCCGGCGCCGACAGCGGGATGATGACCCGGAACAGCGCACCCAGACGCGTCGTCCCTTCGACGCGGGCTGCATCCTCGAGCCCGTCGGGAATCTGCGCGTAGAACGTCGTCAGGATAAAGATCGCGAGCGGCATGAAGATAGCCGACAGCGGCAACACCAGTGCGCCCGGCGTGTTGTAGAGGCTGCCGTCCCCGGTGATCGGCTCGAGGATGAAAAACGAGGTGTTGAACAGGTCGTTCAGCGGAATGAAAAAGGCCGCCGGTGGGAAAAAGGAGATGATCAACACGAGCAACATGAGCGGCGTTTTGCCTGGGAAATCGAGCCTCCCGAAGGCGTAGCCGGCGAGACTCCCGACGACCAACACGACGACCGTCGAGGCCGTCGCGATGACGAAGCTGTTGAACATGTACCAGTGGAACGGAATCGTCTGGAAGACCTCGACGAACGCGCCCGGATTGAACCCGTTCGGGGTGAAGATGATGTCCTGCAGTTGGCCTTCGGGCGTCAACGCGACCATGAGCAGCCAGTAGAACGGGAACAGCGTCGTAAAGAGGAAGAAGGTCGCCGCGACGTAGAACATCGCCCGATAGACCCGTTCCGGGTTCTGGATGGAGTCCGAAGCCCACTGCTGGAACGGACCGCGGTCGAGTTCAGCGTCCCCCGCTTCGAAGATGGCCGTCCTGTCACCATCGGGGTGGGATCCGTCGTCTCGAACCGCGGACGTTCCCGGCTCGTCCGTGTCTGCCGTGCGATCGTCGTCGGATGAATCTCGAGTATCAGTCATTAGTACAGTCCTCCCTCGGTGTCGCGGAAGAACACCACGTACATCGAGATGATCAGGCCGATGACCAGTGCGGTCGCGAACGCGACGGCGGCCGCCGTCGCGTAGATGCGAGTGCCACCGAACATCGCTTCGACGACGAGACACGTCAGCGACGGCACGGTCGTACAGCCGGCGGTCGATTCGATCAGTCCGAAGACGCGCATCGCGTCCATCGTTCGGAACAACATCGCGACGAGCAGCGCCGGCATCACGAGCGGGAGCGTGATCATCCTGAAGCGCTGCCACGGCGACGCACCCGCGACGCGTGCGACGTCGTAGAGGCTTCGATCGACGCTCTGGAGTCCGGCCAGAATGAGCAACGCCATGAACGCCGACGACTTCCAGATGTCGGCGACGAGGATGATGATAAAGGCGTCCTGACTGTTGGCCAGCGGGCTGGCGCTGAAGACGCCGAGCCACTGCATGAGGTCGGTCCCGAAGCCGACTTCGGGCTGGAACAGCAAGAAGAAGATCATCCCCTGGATGACGATCGGAACGGCCCAGGGCAGGATGATCGCCACGCGAACCCA
The genomic region above belongs to Natronorubrum halophilum and contains:
- a CDS encoding ABC transporter ATP-binding protein; amino-acid sequence: MARVRLENVTKRYGEETAVDDISLEVKDGEFVTFVGPSGCGKSTTMETVAGLTPPTEGRVYIGDDDVTGLAPKDRGVAMVFQNIALFPHMDVYENISFGLRLRKYDDEEVRRRVEQAADIVQLEGMLDRMPAEMSGGQQQRVGIARAIVRNPDVFLMDEPLANLDAKLRVHMRTELQRLHRELEATVIYVTHDQAEAMTMSNRIAVLNDGKLQQIAPPLVCYNEPTNLFVAGFIGSPSMNFAEGELVEDGVETPNFDVELDPAAIPKVSVGDAVTVGVRPEDVHLAENADSLAQPSAPIAARSDVIEPMGDEVFVYLLLAEGAERSMEKDPSSSADQLLMSVTPDTKIEAEQDVDVVLDRSKIHLFETATGDALVHDITGRSGQDPGTAATEADD
- a CDS encoding cryptochrome/photolyase family protein; amino-acid sequence: MNLHWHRRDLRGTDNLGLAHAATAADGRVVPVFVLDPTVLEHASPVRVACLLEALDGLRGWYRERESDLLVVRGEASEVLSRLAREHDAEAVVWATDYSALARERDLAVTAALEDDDVRCETVHDAIHHEPGSITPNEGDHYSVFSYFWKKWRDREKREPVDPPAANDLADLTGEPLPSLAELGFEEPVPTPPRVTQPAARERLTAFCSGPIYRYAETRDRPALDGTSRLSVHLKWGTVGIRAVYEATERAANRGETDEARESVRAFQRQLAWREFYAYVLAFNPETVAENFNDYENAIPWRNDTDEIEAWKAGKTGYPIVDAGMRQLRATGWMHNRVRMLVASFLTKDLLTDWRVGYDWFRANLADHETANDVGGWQWAGSTGTDAQPYFRVFNPMKQGREYDPDAEYIREHVPELADATATEIHGWHDLESTERDRIAAAYPAPIVDHADRRERAIAAFERARGEPSK
- a CDS encoding sugar phosphate isomerase/epimerase family protein; amino-acid sequence: MDIGVHTPPLADESLEGALSYLDDLGVSAIEPGVGGHPGQDHLPRAEYLDNDSAQQEVRNLLEGYDMRISALATHNNPLHPDDERAERADLELREAIQLASQLEVGTVTCFSGLPAGGPDDEVPNWITAPWPSEHADALEYQWEQAVSYWDELAEYADEHDVDIAIEMHPNMLVHEPHGMARLREETGDRIGANFDPSHLYWQGISITDAIRYLGERDAIHHFHAKDTKIYEAQAREKGVLDTTAYDDEPNRSWLFRSVGYGHDESHWKDLVSTLRMVGYDSALSIEHEDSLTSSREGLEKAVDLLERAVFETEPGEAYWAE
- a CDS encoding carbohydrate ABC transporter permease; the protein is MATDTDILTGGDASTERERTGNPVMNWMEGLSEAAYAYLLLLPAFALLTLIAFYPLISTFITSLREDRTRGLEPLGGFVGVDNYVDIVTGNARLARQFLDVTVSGSFPFVELGVPFFQQALFVTLAFAIISVFFETIIGFGQAYVLDQEFRGRRWVRVAIILPWAVPIVIQGMIFFLLFQPEVGFGTDLMQWLGVFSASPLANSQDAFIIILVADIWKSSAFMALLILAGLQSVDRSLYDVARVAGASPWQRFRMITLPLVMPALLVAMLFRTMDAMRVFGLIESTAGCTTVPSLTCLVVEAMFGGTRIYATAAAVAFATALVIGLIISMYVVFFRDTEGGLY
- a CDS encoding ABC transporter substrate-binding protein, coding for MEDVAPSTTRRGLLAGIGVGTSALAGCAERLWSQAETSDPEQVSLTIKTVPADDDRLAATIASQLRENYVAAGIDATHEPVSMAELYRDILLEGNYDVFVARHDGFDEYDALRGLLHSQFVSEQGWQNPFQFSDITVDDYLEEQRMAEGDDRLDVLIDLIDHLLETTPYTVVAHPYPLSGLDNELSVPNPPRRPHQYLDILTHPNNESRNGPLEVGVFGEGLTERLNPLTVDQNRIAGLLGLLYDPLVRRIDEEYVPWLAEDVEWTEQGQLRARVTLREGLEWHDGTDLDADDVAFTLDFLEDTSMGSIDSGAPAPRYRGRQTLVDRTNVINSRTISLFFTQTNQSAARRALTIPLLPTHIWADRAEVVTERQTQAIMDDNSEPIGSGLFAFGESTTDAEIQLEPFDAHVLREATDRPSVLENSSRFDGITFQVDPNAGSMVDALVNGEVDVTASELPPESAGEIRKAENTATVTGTSDAFYMIGYSSHHPQLGNPHFRRICSRLIDREHAVTEFFDGLAEPATSANALVGIRDDAWEYDHDFGTASDPLEFPGTDGEINASRVQSLFSAIHYRYEDDILLE
- a CDS encoding carboxypeptidase regulatory-like domain-containing protein, which gives rise to MRVKRPLILELSRHEVPVGQPVTVRARDKGNRPIEGAIVEAGSKRKRTDERGLCEITFHAPGFWRLVARKSPTDRVAYKPASTLVRAVPRPSTSRSPHRPEPRVL
- a CDS encoding Gfo/Idh/MocA family protein, translating into MTTDRNDIRTGIVGLGNIGQYHAERLVDLGVSLVGGMDVAAEARSRFARRYDVDVYEDHHELYDTVDAVIITTPNKYHEEYAVDAFERDLHVFLEKPLAHSIESARRIAGAAAESDGHSMVGFNNRFANTVQIVRNRIDRGDLGEVTHVEANYVRRRGIPGRGSWFTRRQIAGGGALIDLGVHAIDLALFFLDYPPVTEVNGVARGEFGSSEEYAYLEMWGEDAGPAGFDVDDSASAFVRCDGDRTISLEVAWATNRPANHEFIVRGTKSAACFDLLEGDLSFHSASNVGPDHLEDTAVETRQNDTHTDEQETFFDRIVRDGSDESVQQALTVQRVIDALYRSSAEGHTITVGE
- a CDS encoding phosphatase PAP2 family protein, with product MALAEVLLELALIVTTMLVTATLIIVGPRNVADALRDFRWRLEACVLPFSALVVVLLLRWSTQDVVHRLERQVLRNNITAVLFELDQLLFGTNPVTVLQSFQTDLVTSFFVFVYMYGYAFLLIFPFIAYFALDEMDDLSNLVIAFTANYGIGLLCYTFFLAFGPRNYDPLLFEGLLYEAFPQSRMLTNEINQSTNVFPSLHTSLSMTVFFLSWVTREKYPIWLFVSGFFAISISLSTMYLGIHWFSDVVAGTLLALVSVYIGVNYTVEGFLAWIRRFFETQSGPPNADGE
- a CDS encoding carbohydrate ABC transporter permease is translated as MTDTRDSSDDDRTADTDEPGTSAVRDDGSHPDGDRTAIFEAGDAELDRGPFQQWASDSIQNPERVYRAMFYVAATFFLFTTLFPFYWLLMVALTPEGQLQDIIFTPNGFNPGAFVEVFQTIPFHWYMFNSFVIATASTVVVLVVGSLAGYAFGRLDFPGKTPLMLLVLIISFFPPAAFFIPLNDLFNTSFFILEPITGDGSLYNTPGALVLPLSAIFMPLAIFILTTFYAQIPDGLEDAARVEGTTRLGALFRVIIPLSAPGVATAGVLTFIAVYNEFFFSFLMTDGQPQNWAPILDGILAYQGQYQVLYNLMAAASIIGVIPVAILVVIAQEKIVSGLTAGALKE